The following are encoded in a window of Streptomyces sp. 11x1 genomic DNA:
- a CDS encoding LCP family protein, whose protein sequence is MSWLAGGAALLVLGVGGVGAWVYKDLDNNITGADVDGKLGGDRPVNLSPGSKNIMVVGSDSRDGANAKYGKDLTTMQSDTLMVLHLPANREWATVVSFPRDSWVEIAACEKGDGSTSGRHLAKINEAFAIGGSSGEVAGAAACSIRTVEANTGLRIDNFMSVDFQGFKGMVDALDGIEVCPEQAIKDDNALLDMEAGCQTVDGETALGYVRTRYAVGDGSDIGRIGRQQEFMETLAAKAKSRLTSPTSLYDFLQSATKSLTTDEDLDGIDPLYDLASQLKGIPSDRLTFLTVPNYPREADVPADKANIVWQYPQAADLFTSLAGDKEVDKKKLQAQAKNDLIYASDVRVQVLNGTGVSGRAAAVAEKLREAGFTVVGTGNAPEDTDTTTVAHPAELAQQARVLASRLPDVKAARSAEAAAGVVTLVVGSDLDLEKLR, encoded by the coding sequence GTGAGCTGGCTCGCCGGCGGCGCGGCCCTGCTCGTCCTCGGTGTCGGCGGCGTCGGGGCCTGGGTCTACAAGGACCTCGACAACAACATCACGGGCGCCGACGTCGACGGCAAGCTCGGCGGCGACCGCCCGGTCAATCTGAGCCCGGGTTCGAAGAACATCATGGTGGTCGGCTCGGACAGCCGCGACGGGGCCAACGCGAAGTACGGCAAGGACCTGACCACCATGCAGTCCGACACGCTCATGGTGCTGCACCTCCCCGCGAACCGGGAGTGGGCCACCGTGGTGTCGTTCCCGCGTGACTCGTGGGTCGAGATAGCGGCGTGCGAGAAGGGCGACGGCAGTACGTCGGGCCGGCACCTGGCGAAGATCAACGAGGCGTTCGCGATCGGCGGCTCCAGCGGTGAGGTCGCCGGCGCGGCCGCCTGCTCGATCAGGACGGTCGAGGCCAACACCGGTCTGCGCATCGACAACTTCATGTCCGTCGACTTCCAGGGCTTCAAGGGGATGGTCGACGCCCTGGACGGCATAGAGGTCTGCCCCGAGCAGGCCATCAAGGACGACAACGCCCTCCTCGACATGGAGGCCGGCTGCCAGACGGTCGACGGGGAGACGGCCCTCGGCTATGTGCGCACCCGCTACGCCGTCGGCGACGGCTCCGACATCGGGCGCATCGGCCGGCAGCAGGAGTTCATGGAGACCCTGGCGGCCAAGGCCAAGTCCCGCCTGACCAGCCCCACTTCGCTCTACGACTTCCTGCAGTCCGCCACCAAGTCGCTGACCACGGACGAGGATCTCGACGGTATCGACCCGCTCTACGACCTCGCCTCCCAGCTCAAGGGCATCCCGAGCGACCGGCTGACCTTCCTGACCGTCCCCAACTACCCCCGTGAGGCCGACGTCCCCGCCGACAAGGCCAACATCGTCTGGCAGTACCCGCAGGCCGCTGACCTGTTCACCTCCCTGGCAGGCGACAAGGAGGTCGACAAGAAGAAGCTCCAGGCGCAGGCCAAGAACGATCTGATCTACGCCTCCGACGTGCGCGTCCAGGTCCTCAACGGCACCGGTGTCTCCGGTCGGGCCGCCGCGGTCGCCGAGAAGCTGCGCGAGGCGGGCTTCACGGTCGTCGGCACGGGCAACGCGCCCGAGGACACCGACACCACCACGGTCGCCCATCCGGCCGAACTCGCCCAGCAGGCGCGGGTGCTCGCCTCACGGCTGCCCGACGTCAAGGCCGCACGGTCCGCGGAGGCGGCGGCGGGAGTGGTGACGCTGGTGGTGGGGTCGGATCTCGATCTGGAGAAGCTCCGGTGA
- a CDS encoding DUF308 domain-containing protein: protein MTESPGPAPRTGADDYRPGGAGAGPGAGGGVPGGAGEAPGPGEAGPIPGGDASAVLGDPAEALGRVGRSWKWILGSALATLVPGVILLVWPDGTLHVIAVLLGLYLLAIGAFRFVDVFAREEAGERLPGLLLALLYVLAGVLCLRNPLQTITALSLIVGIVWLATGILTLYTALAAKSLPHRGFVLGVAVLGIVAGIVVLALPTESATALTRLLGLWLVLLGLAEATVALAWRAALRRAGLTGSHAHPTTGAV from the coding sequence ATGACCGAGTCCCCTGGCCCGGCACCGCGTACCGGGGCGGACGACTACAGGCCTGGTGGGGCCGGGGCCGGTCCCGGAGCGGGGGGCGGTGTGCCCGGTGGCGCGGGCGAAGCGCCCGGTCCGGGGGAGGCGGGCCCCATACCGGGCGGGGACGCCTCCGCGGTGCTGGGTGATCCGGCGGAGGCGCTGGGGAGGGTCGGCCGGTCCTGGAAATGGATCCTCGGCTCGGCGCTGGCCACGCTCGTGCCGGGCGTCATCCTCCTGGTCTGGCCGGACGGGACCCTGCACGTCATCGCGGTTCTGCTCGGGCTGTACCTGCTCGCGATCGGGGCGTTCCGGTTCGTCGACGTCTTCGCCCGGGAAGAGGCGGGCGAGCGGCTGCCGGGGCTCCTCCTCGCGCTGCTGTACGTCCTGGCCGGTGTCCTGTGCCTGCGGAACCCGCTGCAGACCATCACCGCGCTCTCGCTGATCGTGGGGATCGTCTGGCTGGCGACCGGCATCCTCACGCTCTACACCGCCCTCGCCGCCAAGAGCCTGCCCCACCGGGGCTTCGTCCTCGGCGTGGCGGTGCTCGGCATCGTCGCGGGGATCGTGGTGCTGGCCCTGCCGACCGAGTCGGCCACGGCACTGACCCGGCTGCTCGGCCTGTGGCTCGTCCTGCTCGGCCTGGCCGAGGCGACGGTCGCCCTCGCCTGGCGGGCCGCCCTCCGCCGGGCGGGCCTCACGGGCTCCCACGCCCATCCGACCACGGGCGCCGTCTGA
- a CDS encoding helix-turn-helix domain-containing protein — translation MGSLFAELARQAPTNARREVETYTREIAEFGFLGKDPRARAQTLDQAVWLRHRTVELSPHNAELSDSDLEYIASMGELRAGAGMSLDARQQVLRVHTALMLREINEATEAQRAAGVDELMRIMTWFAPQGERGIGAYRQGFVRVLRRRMPYVEQIALLARSLLNGDPIAAELAEAVDMELPDRYAVTVFRLPDPPQVDRVLENEIETLVKSHRAPIVWGARSGDGSGELIALVPVNSDAARAENVPPHTVVDLLPELAPEHVADLVRDVAQVLGRPCAVGTADAPLPELSDALDRARRISDTAPLRRASARLRPHTLADLFVELAVADVPFVDAWLRALSDRLAAGPDLLVTLDMYYRNDMHRGATATALNVHTRTLDYRLRRVRELTGMDPGSTRGVRALSAAVARRQSGAWR, via the coding sequence ATGGGGAGCCTCTTCGCCGAACTGGCCCGTCAGGCGCCGACCAACGCCCGCCGGGAGGTAGAGACGTACACGCGCGAGATCGCGGAGTTCGGGTTTCTGGGCAAGGACCCCCGGGCGCGGGCGCAGACGCTGGACCAAGCGGTCTGGCTCCGGCACCGAACCGTCGAACTGTCTCCGCACAACGCGGAGTTGAGCGACAGCGATCTCGAATACATCGCGTCCATGGGAGAGCTGCGGGCCGGTGCGGGCATGTCGCTCGACGCACGGCAGCAGGTGTTGCGGGTGCACACCGCGCTCATGCTGCGCGAGATCAACGAGGCGACCGAGGCCCAGCGCGCCGCCGGCGTGGACGAACTCATGCGGATCATGACCTGGTTCGCCCCGCAGGGCGAGCGCGGCATCGGCGCCTACCGGCAGGGATTCGTCCGTGTACTGCGCCGCCGAATGCCGTACGTCGAACAGATCGCCCTGCTGGCCCGGTCATTGCTGAACGGGGATCCCATAGCTGCGGAACTCGCCGAGGCAGTCGACATGGAACTGCCGGACCGGTATGCGGTGACGGTGTTCCGGCTGCCTGATCCTCCCCAGGTCGACCGCGTCCTGGAAAACGAGATCGAAACACTGGTGAAGAGCCACCGGGCCCCGATCGTATGGGGTGCGCGGAGCGGCGACGGGAGCGGTGAGCTCATCGCGCTCGTCCCCGTGAATTCCGACGCCGCGCGGGCGGAGAATGTGCCACCGCACACTGTTGTCGACCTCCTGCCCGAGCTCGCCCCGGAGCATGTCGCGGACCTCGTACGGGACGTGGCCCAGGTGCTCGGCCGCCCCTGTGCCGTCGGCACCGCCGACGCGCCGCTGCCCGAGCTGTCCGACGCGCTCGACAGGGCCCGGCGGATCAGTGACACCGCCCCGCTGCGGCGGGCCTCCGCGCGTCTGCGGCCGCACACCCTGGCGGACCTCTTCGTCGAACTCGCCGTCGCGGACGTGCCGTTCGTCGACGCCTGGCTGCGCGCACTGTCCGACCGGCTGGCCGCCGGCCCGGACCTGCTGGTCACACTCGACATGTACTACCGCAACGACATGCACCGCGGCGCCACGGCGACGGCCCTCAACGTCCACACCCGCACCCTCGACTACCGCCTGCGCCGGGTGCGGGAGCTCACTGGCATGGACCCGGGCTCGACCCGGGGGGTGCGCGCGCTCAGCGCGGCCGTCGCCCGGCGCCAGTCGGGAGCGTGGCGCTGA
- a CDS encoding SHOCT domain-containing protein, translating to MSGPTYLAYDYPLLSVFWSMLLLFLWIMWFVLLFRVVVDIFRDDDMSGWAKAGWLVFTILLPFLGVFVYVIARGKNMGLREVSQARAQQAAFDDYIRQTAKGSDGRSSSVDELARLSEIRSRGDITDDEFRRAKELVLSGHGASAGTGVGPTAAGR from the coding sequence ATGAGTGGTCCGACGTACCTCGCGTACGACTACCCGCTGCTGAGCGTCTTCTGGTCCATGCTCCTGCTGTTCCTGTGGATCATGTGGTTCGTGCTGCTCTTCCGGGTCGTCGTCGACATCTTCCGCGACGACGACATGAGCGGCTGGGCCAAGGCGGGCTGGCTGGTCTTCACGATCCTGCTGCCGTTCCTGGGCGTGTTCGTCTATGTGATCGCCCGGGGCAAGAACATGGGCCTCCGCGAGGTGTCGCAGGCGCGTGCGCAGCAGGCGGCCTTCGACGACTACATCAGGCAGACGGCCAAAGGCAGCGACGGACGGTCCAGCAGCGTCGACGAGCTCGCCAGGCTGTCCGAGATCCGTTCGCGCGGCGACATCACGGACGACGAGTTCCGCCGCGCGAAGGAACTGGTCCTGAGCGGCCACGGAGCCTCGGCGGGCACGGGCGTCGGCCCGACCGCCGCCGGGCGCTGA
- a CDS encoding amidohydrolase family protein: MTNCDVHQHLWPPSLVAALRSRREPPFLDGWTLYLDGEPPYELPSADHDIARRAALADSDGLGRALVSLSSPIGAEWLPAAEARPLLDAYHEGSAALPEPFGAWAAACVRDVDAQATAEVLDQGFVGLQLPANALADAVGYARCAPLLDLLQERDLPLFVHPGPAPGGAEGPGWWPAMVPYVQQMHSAWFAFRAFGRPRHPRLRVCFALLAGLAPLHGERFAARGDGSDAEVDPGVFVETSSYGPTAVEAVVRALGVDAVVQGSDRPYAEPPQQPGFGLGGPTAYAFRITNPRRLLTGTVD; encoded by the coding sequence ATGACCAACTGCGACGTGCACCAGCATCTGTGGCCCCCCTCGCTGGTGGCGGCCCTCAGGTCACGCCGCGAGCCGCCGTTCCTGGACGGCTGGACCCTCTACCTCGACGGTGAGCCGCCCTACGAGCTGCCGTCCGCCGACCACGACATCGCCCGCCGCGCCGCACTCGCCGACAGCGACGGCCTGGGCCGGGCCCTCGTCTCGCTCTCCTCCCCCATCGGTGCCGAGTGGCTGCCGGCGGCCGAAGCACGCCCCCTGCTCGACGCCTACCACGAGGGATCCGCCGCGCTCCCCGAACCGTTCGGCGCGTGGGCCGCGGCCTGCGTACGGGACGTCGACGCCCAGGCCACCGCAGAGGTCCTGGACCAGGGCTTCGTCGGCCTCCAGCTCCCGGCGAACGCCCTGGCCGACGCGGTCGGTTACGCCCGCTGCGCCCCACTCCTCGACCTCCTCCAAGAGCGTGACCTGCCCCTGTTCGTCCACCCCGGTCCCGCACCCGGCGGCGCCGAGGGGCCCGGCTGGTGGCCCGCGATGGTCCCCTACGTCCAGCAGATGCACTCCGCGTGGTTCGCCTTCCGCGCCTTCGGCCGCCCCCGCCACCCCCGGCTGCGGGTCTGCTTCGCCCTGCTGGCCGGACTCGCCCCGCTCCACGGGGAGCGCTTCGCCGCGCGCGGCGACGGCAGTGACGCCGAAGTGGACCCGGGCGTCTTCGTGGAGACGTCCTCCTACGGGCCAACCGCCGTCGAAGCCGTGGTCCGCGCCCTGGGCGTCGACGCCGTCGTCCAGGGCTCCGACCGCCCCTACGCAGAGCCCCCGCAACAGCCCGGCTTCGGCCTGGGCGGGCCGACCGCGTACGCCTTCCGCATCACCAATCCCCGCCGCCTGCTCACGGGCACGGTCGACTGA
- a CDS encoding DUF4394 domain-containing protein, which yields MAAMAVMVTSTALMLGAPGTGSAAPAAAPSLRAYGITGDGTLMAAFWTDRADVLNWVRAVTGLSGDTALIGIDFRVQNGTLYGVGNKGGIYTIKIPTGTQDVVVTKVSQLQYALNGSNFGVDFNPAADRLRVISDKGQNLRHNLNDHTTIQDLNLTTPPIEGTTKGVSAAAYTNNDLDGTTATTLFDINTTSDQVVIQAPANNGTLSPTGNLGLDAQINAGADIYSTLSGGKTVDNTAFASLTAYGASTPSLYTLNLFTGQATLVNDAAKSKFPLNITDVAVSLTGT from the coding sequence ATGGCGGCGATGGCGGTCATGGTCACGTCGACCGCGCTCATGCTCGGGGCACCGGGCACCGGTTCCGCCGCCCCCGCCGCCGCCCCCAGCCTGCGCGCCTACGGGATCACCGGTGACGGCACCCTGATGGCCGCGTTCTGGACCGACCGGGCGGACGTGCTCAACTGGGTCAGGGCCGTCACCGGCCTCAGCGGCGACACGGCGCTGATCGGCATCGACTTCCGGGTGCAGAACGGCACGTTGTACGGCGTGGGCAACAAGGGCGGCATCTACACGATCAAGATCCCGACGGGCACCCAGGACGTCGTGGTCACCAAGGTGTCCCAGCTCCAGTACGCGCTGAACGGCTCGAACTTCGGCGTCGACTTCAACCCGGCGGCCGACCGGCTGCGCGTGATCAGCGACAAGGGCCAGAACCTGCGGCACAACCTCAATGACCACACGACCATCCAGGACCTGAACCTCACCACCCCGCCGATCGAGGGCACGACCAAGGGTGTCTCGGCCGCCGCCTACACCAACAACGACCTCGACGGGACCACGGCGACCACCCTGTTCGACATCAACACGACCAGCGACCAGGTCGTCATCCAGGCCCCGGCCAACAACGGCACGCTGTCCCCGACCGGCAACCTCGGCCTCGACGCCCAGATCAACGCCGGCGCGGACATCTACAGCACGCTGAGCGGCGGCAAGACGGTGGACAACACGGCCTTCGCCAGCCTCACCGCCTACGGCGCGAGCACGCCCTCCCTCTACACCCTCAACCTCTTCACGGGGCAGGCCACACTCGTGAACGACGCCGCCAAGTCCAAGTTCCCCCTGAACATCACGGACGTGGCCGTCTCCCTCACCGGCACCTGA
- a CDS encoding cytochrome P450: MVRETQSGEGVSVELDGAGLEEMSSEPLLTRDYETRPSLVYERLRQRHGAVAPVDLLGVPAWLVLGYREALQVLQDDAGWPKGLENWRARTEGRVPADWPLGPSLEVNHVLIQGGPGYRTLRTAWDQALKPFQDPRNPQAKRLKTAVTVYADELITLMGQAGGTGLADLSAQFSRPLPLMVASHLLGFPGSQGDDALMDMWRVLDAGPDAGPALDRLLGALAELAELKLRTPGEDFPSYLLAAHPDLSLDELARELFMLLGMTSDHVGILVSNTVVEVLSGEDSVRASLSAGMVREAMNRVVMRKPPLVNFVPRFAAEDTKLGNYTIRAGDPVWVSSAAAHADPLFADHVAPSTTVSTRAHLSWGAGPRQCPARELASTVAAVGVGRLFERFANLDLALPVDQLPWRSSPFMRGLRSLPVRYELAPTAERPADGAAAEPTGEGDPSAAETVTPDASARQRSSLWRYLTGLIRPGR, translated from the coding sequence ATGGTGAGGGAAACCCAGTCGGGTGAGGGCGTGTCCGTGGAGCTGGACGGCGCGGGGTTGGAGGAGATGTCTTCCGAACCGCTGCTGACCCGGGACTACGAGACGCGTCCGTCGTTGGTGTACGAGCGGCTGAGGCAGCGGCACGGCGCGGTGGCGCCGGTGGATCTGCTGGGCGTCCCCGCCTGGCTGGTGCTGGGCTACCGCGAGGCGCTGCAGGTGCTCCAGGACGACGCCGGCTGGCCCAAGGGCCTGGAGAACTGGCGGGCCAGGACCGAGGGCCGCGTCCCGGCCGACTGGCCGCTCGGCCCCTCCCTGGAGGTCAACCACGTCCTCATCCAGGGCGGCCCCGGCTACCGCACTCTGCGGACCGCGTGGGACCAGGCGCTCAAGCCCTTCCAGGACCCGCGCAACCCCCAGGCCAAGCGGCTGAAGACGGCCGTCACCGTCTACGCCGACGAGCTGATCACCCTGATGGGCCAGGCGGGCGGCACGGGGCTGGCGGACCTGTCCGCCCAGTTCTCCCGGCCCCTGCCGCTGATGGTGGCCAGCCATCTGCTGGGCTTCCCCGGCTCCCAGGGCGACGACGCCCTGATGGACATGTGGCGGGTGCTGGACGCGGGTCCCGACGCGGGGCCCGCCCTGGACCGGCTGCTCGGCGCGCTGGCGGAACTGGCCGAGCTGAAGCTGAGGACGCCGGGGGAGGACTTCCCCTCCTATCTGCTGGCCGCCCACCCCGACCTCTCGCTCGACGAACTGGCCCGCGAACTCTTCATGCTGCTCGGCATGACCTCCGACCACGTCGGCATCCTCGTCTCCAACACGGTCGTCGAGGTGCTCTCCGGCGAGGACAGCGTGCGGGCCAGCCTCTCCGCCGGCATGGTCCGGGAGGCCATGAACCGGGTCGTCATGCGCAAGCCGCCGCTGGTGAACTTCGTGCCGAGGTTCGCCGCCGAGGACACCAAGCTCGGCAACTACACGATCCGCGCGGGCGACCCGGTCTGGGTCTCCTCCGCCGCCGCGCACGCGGACCCGCTCTTCGCCGACCATGTGGCCCCCAGCACCACGGTCAGCACCCGGGCGCACCTGTCCTGGGGCGCCGGCCCGCGCCAGTGCCCGGCGCGCGAGCTGGCCTCGACGGTCGCGGCGGTCGGCGTGGGCCGCCTGTTCGAGCGGTTCGCCAACCTGGACCTCGCCCTCCCCGTCGACCAACTGCCGTGGCGTTCCTCGCCCTTCATGCGGGGCCTGCGCTCGCTGCCCGTACGGTACGAACTCGCGCCGACGGCCGAGCGACCGGCGGACGGCGCGGCGGCGGAACCGACGGGGGAGGGGGACCCGAGTGCGGCGGAGACGGTGACGCCGGACGCGTCCGCCCGCCAGCGCTCCTCGCTGTGGCGCTACCTCACGGGCCTGATCCGCCCCGGCCGCTGA
- a CDS encoding phosphoribosylanthranilate isomerase, producing MSNSDPLFIKICGLRTEQDVDTAVEAGADAIGFVFSASPRRVDAATAARLGHRVPEHVLTVGVFRQEPLDDVRSLAAESGIRAIQLHGPDDRAYYDELAADDRTLIRAAAFGDAVPSCGEFGEDMLLLDAPVPGSGIAWDWASTPLAASGDKWLLAGGLTPENVRDAVAATDPWGVDVSSGVEQRRGVKDPALIREFIKVARSAR from the coding sequence GTGAGCAACAGTGACCCCCTCTTCATCAAGATCTGCGGTCTGCGGACCGAGCAGGACGTCGACACCGCCGTCGAGGCCGGCGCCGACGCCATCGGCTTCGTCTTCTCGGCCAGCCCGCGTCGTGTCGACGCCGCGACGGCCGCACGGCTGGGCCACCGCGTGCCGGAGCACGTCCTGACGGTGGGCGTCTTCCGGCAGGAGCCCCTGGACGACGTGCGCTCCCTGGCCGCCGAGTCCGGGATCCGGGCGATCCAGCTGCACGGTCCCGACGACCGCGCCTACTACGACGAGCTGGCGGCCGACGACCGGACACTGATCCGCGCCGCCGCGTTCGGCGACGCCGTACCGAGCTGCGGCGAGTTCGGGGAGGACATGCTCCTGCTCGACGCCCCCGTCCCGGGCTCGGGCATCGCCTGGGACTGGGCGAGCACGCCGCTGGCGGCCTCCGGGGACAAATGGCTCCTCGCCGGCGGCCTCACCCCGGAGAACGTGCGCGACGCCGTCGCCGCCACCGACCCGTGGGGCGTCGACGTCTCCAGCGGCGTGGAGCAGCGCCGAGGCGTCAAGGACCCCGCTCTGATCAGGGAGTTCATCAAGGTGGCCCGCTCCGCGAGGTGA
- a CDS encoding MFS transporter — protein sequence MKQWRALIVLGTAQFLMVLDTSVMNVSISQLVEDFDTEVTAIQAVITLYALVMAAFMIIGGRLGDIFGRRRLFFLGLVVYGTGSALTAVAPTLWVLALGWSVIEGLGAAMVLPAMAALVAESYRGRDRAVAYGVIGGLAGAGIAVGPLLGGWVTTYLTWRLVFAGEVVVVLAVLCFRRAITEAPRTGLRPSMDGVGAALSAAGLGLGVLGVLQSSTWGWVQPRNPPFTVMGFAPTLFVVGAGVLVLAAFARWERRRTARGSEPLVHLPLLHRPPLRSGLLALLSQNLILLGLFFTIPLYLQVVQGFDAFQTGLRLLPVSVAMLAASLVASRLGRRAGPRRVVRLALATLVGAIVWLLSTIDPVIDDTQFALAMALLGIGMGLLASQLGNVVQSSAGEEERSEVGGLQFTAQNLGSALGTALIGSLLIGALAHAVTSQVEDDPALSQEARQQTGVALEAGISFVPTDQVRTAAERAGLPPAEVDALADSYASAQLDGLKAAILATGGITLAAFLVTPGLPGGRSDRPAAPGTGRPVPPGTDRETPPVPDRSQPRGTGTRGDPAAPRRSEH from the coding sequence GTGAAGCAGTGGCGGGCTCTGATCGTCCTCGGGACGGCGCAGTTCCTGATGGTGCTGGACACGTCCGTCATGAACGTCTCGATCAGTCAACTGGTCGAGGACTTCGACACCGAGGTCACCGCCATCCAAGCCGTCATCACGCTGTACGCCCTGGTCATGGCTGCCTTCATGATCATCGGAGGGAGACTGGGCGACATCTTCGGCCGCCGTCGGCTCTTCTTCCTCGGGCTCGTGGTCTACGGCACCGGCTCGGCCCTGACCGCCGTCGCGCCCACCCTGTGGGTCCTCGCCCTCGGCTGGTCGGTCATCGAGGGCCTCGGCGCCGCGATGGTGCTGCCGGCCATGGCCGCCCTCGTCGCCGAGTCCTACCGGGGCCGGGACCGTGCCGTCGCCTACGGCGTCATCGGCGGGCTGGCCGGGGCCGGTATCGCCGTCGGCCCGCTGCTCGGCGGCTGGGTGACGACGTACCTCACCTGGAGACTGGTCTTCGCCGGCGAGGTCGTGGTCGTCCTGGCCGTCCTGTGCTTCCGCCGGGCGATCACCGAAGCACCCCGGACCGGGCTCCGGCCCTCGATGGACGGGGTCGGCGCCGCGCTGTCGGCGGCGGGCCTCGGTCTCGGCGTGCTCGGTGTGCTGCAGAGCAGCACCTGGGGCTGGGTGCAGCCCCGCAACCCGCCGTTCACCGTCATGGGCTTCGCCCCGACCCTCTTCGTCGTCGGTGCGGGGGTGCTGGTCCTGGCCGCCTTCGCGCGCTGGGAGCGCCGACGCACGGCCCGTGGCAGCGAACCCCTGGTCCACCTGCCCCTCCTGCACCGGCCCCCGCTGCGCTCGGGTCTGCTGGCCCTGCTCAGCCAGAACCTGATCCTGCTCGGGCTGTTCTTCACCATCCCGCTCTACCTCCAGGTCGTGCAGGGCTTCGACGCCTTCCAGACCGGACTCCGGCTGCTCCCCGTGTCCGTCGCCATGCTCGCCGCCTCCCTGGTGGCCTCCCGGCTGGGCCGGCGGGCCGGACCGCGCCGGGTGGTACGGCTGGCGCTGGCGACCCTGGTCGGGGCCATCGTGTGGCTGCTGTCCACCATCGACCCCGTCATCGACGACACCCAGTTCGCGCTCGCCATGGCACTGCTCGGCATCGGCATGGGGCTGCTCGCCTCACAGCTGGGCAACGTGGTGCAGTCCAGCGCGGGCGAGGAGGAACGCAGCGAGGTCGGCGGTCTGCAGTTCACGGCCCAGAACCTGGGCTCCGCCCTCGGCACCGCGCTCATCGGATCGCTGCTCATCGGCGCCCTGGCCCATGCCGTCACCTCACAGGTCGAGGATGACCCGGCGCTGTCGCAGGAGGCCAGGCAGCAGACGGGTGTCGCGCTCGAGGCCGGGATCAGCTTCGTCCCCACCGACCAGGTGCGTACGGCGGCCGAGCGCGCCGGGCTGCCGCCGGCCGAGGTCGACGCCCTGGCCGACTCCTATGCCTCGGCCCAGCTGGACGGCCTGAAGGCGGCGATCCTCGCCACCGGAGGCATCACCCTCGCCGCGTTCCTGGTCACCCCAGGACTGCCGGGCGGACGGTCGGACCGTCCGGCAGCACCTGGAACCGGCCGTCCGGTACCTCCGGGAACGGACCGGGAGACGCCACCGGTGCCGGACCGGTCCCAGCCGCGTGGCACCGGCACCCGGGGCGACCCGGCCGCCCCGCGCCGCTCGGAACACTGA
- a CDS encoding DUF2252 domain-containing protein, producing the protein MTSASASRTSLTVAERAAHGREARKRASRSCHGWFESDADADRTDPIEVIERQSATRVPELVPIRYGRMLESPFRFYRGAAAVMASDLGPLPNTGLTVQLCGDAHLLNFRLLASPERHLVFDINDFDETLPGPFEWDVKRLAASFVIAGRANGFSTEDQDQAVRTCVKTYRRRMREFAGMPTLDIWYAQDDADRLRELLASSMDEKSRRRTAEATAKARTRTHLQAFEKLTRVTAEGRLIAPDPPLITPLRDLLADSAVEGQEKELGKVLDLYARTLSSERRHLLRRYHLVDMARKVVGVGSVGTRCWIVLLLGRDDTDPLLLQAKEAQESVLSAQLGGDNFDNQGRRVVSGQRLMQTTSDIFLGWTHVLGLDGRERDFYVRQLRDWKGIARPETWDPGLLRLFARVCGASLARAHARSGDPVAIAAYLGGSDRFDRALAEFAQSYADRNDRDFEALGVAAHTGRVRAESL; encoded by the coding sequence ATGACCAGCGCGAGCGCATCCAGGACGTCACTGACCGTGGCCGAGAGGGCCGCGCACGGCCGGGAGGCACGCAAACGCGCCTCCCGGTCCTGCCACGGCTGGTTCGAGTCGGACGCGGACGCCGACCGGACCGACCCCATCGAGGTGATCGAGCGTCAGTCGGCCACCCGGGTACCGGAGTTGGTGCCCATCCGCTACGGCCGCATGCTCGAATCCCCGTTCCGCTTCTACCGGGGCGCGGCGGCCGTCATGGCATCGGACCTCGGCCCCCTCCCCAACACCGGCCTGACCGTGCAGCTCTGCGGTGACGCCCATCTGCTCAACTTCCGGTTGCTGGCCTCGCCCGAACGCCACCTCGTCTTCGACATCAACGACTTCGACGAGACCCTGCCCGGCCCGTTCGAATGGGACGTGAAACGGCTGGCTGCCAGCTTCGTGATCGCGGGCCGGGCCAACGGCTTCTCCACCGAGGATCAGGACCAGGCGGTACGGACGTGCGTGAAGACGTACCGGCGCCGCATGCGCGAGTTCGCCGGCATGCCCACCCTGGACATCTGGTACGCCCAGGACGACGCCGACCGGCTGCGGGAACTGCTGGCCTCGTCTATGGACGAGAAGAGCCGACGCCGTACGGCCGAGGCGACCGCGAAGGCCCGTACGCGCACCCACCTCCAGGCCTTCGAGAAGCTGACCCGGGTCACCGCCGAGGGCCGGCTGATCGCCCCCGACCCCCCGCTGATCACCCCGCTCCGGGACCTGCTCGCGGACTCCGCCGTGGAGGGCCAGGAGAAGGAGCTGGGGAAGGTGCTGGACCTGTACGCACGGACCCTGTCGTCCGAGCGCCGGCATCTGCTGCGCCGCTACCACCTGGTCGACATGGCCCGGAAGGTGGTGGGTGTCGGCAGCGTCGGCACGCGTTGCTGGATCGTGCTGCTGCTCGGCCGCGACGACACCGACCCGCTGCTGCTCCAGGCCAAGGAGGCACAGGAGTCCGTGCTCTCCGCCCAGCTCGGCGGCGACAACTTCGACAACCAGGGCCGCCGGGTGGTGTCGGGGCAGCGGCTGATGCAGACGACCAGCGACATCTTCCTCGGCTGGACCCATGTCCTCGGCCTCGACGGACGCGAACGGGACTTCTACGTACGGCAGTTGCGTGACTGGAAGGGCATCGCGCGCCCGGAGACATGGGACCCGGGACTGCTGCGGCTCTTCGCCCGGGTGTGCGGCGCCAGCCTGGCGCGGGCCCATGCCCGCTCCGGCGACCCCGTCGCCATCGCCGCCTACCTGGGCGGCAGCGACCGCTTCGACCGGGCGCTCGCCGAGTTCGCGCAGTCCTACGCCGACCGCAACGACCGGGACTTCGAGGCGCTGGGCGTGGCCGCGCACACGGGCCGGGTCCGCGCGGAAAGCCTCTGA